In Burkholderia lata, the DNA window GTCAGCACCGCGTCGGTCGCCGCCTTCGACGGGCAGATCGGCCAGGCCGCGTATGCGGCGTCGAAAGCCGGCGTCGCGGGTATGACGCTGCCGATCGCGCGCGACCTGTCGCGCAGCGGCATCCGCGTGATGACGATCGCGCCCGGCCTGTTCGAGACGCCGATGCTGCTCGGCATGCCGCAGGACGTGCAGGACGCGCTCGGCGCGATGGTGCCGTTCCCGCCGCGACTCGGCAAGCCGGCCGAATACGCGCTGCTGGTGCGCCAGATCGTCGAGAATCCGATGCTCAACGGCGAAGTGATCCGCCTCGACGGCGCAATCCGGATGCAGCCGAAATAGGCATAAAAAACGCCCGCGATGCGGGCGTTTTTTCGTTCCGGGTTCCGGCAGCGTGGCCGCGGCTCAGTCCTCGCCGTCGCGCTGCATCCGCTGCCGCAATTCGATCACCTGCGACTCGACGACGGTGGCATCGTCAGCCTCCGGCCGCTCGCCGAGATACTGCTCGAGATCCTCGAGCGCGGGGCGCAGGTAATCGAGCCGCGCATACGCGAAACCGCGGTCGCGGACTTCGTCGAGGTGCTCGGGCAGCAGGATCACGAGCCGCTGCTGCACCGCGAGCAGCCGCTGCCAGCGTTCCGTCTGAAGATAGATCGTCTTCAGGTTGCGCAGCATCCGCGCGATGATCTCGCGGCTCGTCGCCGGCTGCAGCAGCGCGCGCAACGCGCTGTCGACCGCCCCGGCCGCACGCGCGACGTACGGCTCGAGCATCTCGACCATCTCGGCTTCGGACAGCGAATGGCCGTTGGCCGGATCGATGATCAGGTCGCCGTCCGGCAGCGTGACGCGCAGCAGGAAATGACCGGGAAACGACACGCCGCGCGCCGGTACGCCGATCTGCTCGGCGAGCTCCAGGTACAGCACCGACAGCGAGATCGGGATCCCGCGCCGCCGCTTCAGCACGGCGTTCAGGTGGCTGTTATC includes these proteins:
- a CDS encoding SirB1 family protein; the encoded protein is MTRVLDYFSTLVADDDSLPVTEAALSLAQDAYPDLDLQGTLAELDMLAARLRRRFTDDADLKGRVAALNDFFFRELGFACNHNDYYDPDNSHLNAVLKRRRGIPISLSVLYLELAEQIGVPARGVSFPGHFLLRVTLPDGDLIIDPANGHSLSEAEMVEMLEPYVARAAGAVDSALRALLQPATSREIIARMLRNLKTIYLQTERWQRLLAVQQRLVILLPEHLDEVRDRGFAYARLDYLRPALEDLEQYLGERPEADDATVVESQVIELRQRMQRDGED